From the genome of Penaeus chinensis breed Huanghai No. 1 chromosome 8, ASM1920278v2, whole genome shotgun sequence, one region includes:
- the LOC125027862 gene encoding uncharacterized protein LOC125027862 encodes MQQHIHCHVDYETEIDVFHTPNESKLRQNAPHENPKKERDFASRELAPQHQLSGQSAGKCQTKDSAQSQLSAGVVRVSRWDILSSKSSCSPSTAILDQQNNPIPSSLMYDQTSPLPAKALWNYVQWLLGIHHDDCDYNALNKHLDPQLKAFIKTACCFPETLSDSNTMTTNGVQARVVEASVIVMEARLQSELLYALRAIMLHQC; translated from the exons ATGCAG CAGCATATTCACTGTCATGTGGATTATGAAACCGAAATAGATGTTTTCCACACACCCAACGAGTCGAAGCTGAGGCAAAATGCTCC CCATGAAAACCCAAAGAAGGAGCGTGATTTCGCCTCGCGCGAGCTGGCACCCCAGCATCAGCTGAGCGGCCAATCAGCTGGGAAGTGTCAAACAAAGGACTCCGCTCAGTCTCAGCTGAGCGCCGGTGTCGTTAGGGTGTCAAG ATGGGACATCTTGTCGAGCAAGTCGAG CTGCTCTCCAAGTACAGCTATTCTTGATCAACAAAATAATCCAATACCCAGTTCACTAATGTATGATCAGACTTCTCCTCTCCCTGCAAAAGCATTATGGAATTATGTTCAG TGGCTCTTAGGTATTCACCATGATGATTGTGACTACAATGCACTGAATAAACACTTGGATCCACAACTGAAGGCATTCATAAAAACAGCATGTTGCTTCCCTGAAACCCTAAGTGATTCCAATACAATGACTACAAATGGTGTTCAAGCTAGAGTG GTTGAAGCAAGTGTGATAGTAATGGAGGCTCGCCTGCAGTCAGAACTGCTTTATGCTCTGAGGGCCATAATGCTTCATCAGTGTTAA